Genomic window (Campylobacter concisus):
CAAGATGACATAGAGACTTTAAAAAAGCAGGATTTGGTGCTGCCTTTTACTAAAAAATCTCTAAAACGCTCTATTTGTGATCTAACAGATACTATAAATGAGCTAGCTAAACAAAAGGGTGCATTAACAAACAATGATATATTGAGAATATTTGGCTGTGAGCTAATGCCAGATGGAGATAGCGAGCTAAGTGGTGATCTAAAATTTGGGTATGGAAATTTAAATGATCCTACCTTTGGTGGTCAGGTAAAGCTATACAAGGCAGATAAATATGAAGATAAGGGCATAGTTTTAAGTGGCATTGAGGCTAAAGACCTTGCGATAGATGATACAAGTGATGCTAGTGGCATGACTTTCAATGAAGCTATAAATTTCTTTCAAAAGCTCTTCTCAAATAGAGCTAGAAGCTTTAAATCACAGCTAGTCTCATCTACTAAAAGCGACAGTAAAGCTGACATGGTCACACTAAAGAGTGCATTTGAAAACTATATATCAAACACGAGTATTTCAAACAACTGGAGTGATAGTACATTTGGTCTTGTTAGACATGTAGGGCGGTTAATGTCTATGAAATTTGGCGACGAGCTAGACATCAAAAATATAAAAAGAGATGACTTGCTAAATTTTAGAAATGTCTTACTGCAACTACCAACCAAACTCTCTCAAAATAGTCTCTATAAAGATAAAAACTTAGATGAGATCATAGCTTTGGCAAAAGATAGACCAAAAATTTCTAAATCAACCATCAAGAAGTATATTGTTAGAGTTAGTGAGTTTTTTAAATACTGCTACGATAGCGACTATATAGATAAGAACCCAGCTATAGATCTGCAAATAAGTATAAACCAAGATGATGTTACAAATAAAAACCCTTATGAAGATAGTGACGTAAATGCACTTTTGGATATTGTTAGTAAGATAAGATTAAGCGGTGATACTAAAAGTCAAAGAATTAGCAAAGATGAGCTATTTTTTGTTACTCATATAGCAGCCTACTCTGGCATGAGACTAAATGAGATAATCCAGCTAAACACAGATGACATAGTCGAAAAATATAACATAGTATGCTTTAGTTTAAATACAAAAGTAGATGTAAAAACTGGTAAGAGCAAGACTTTAAAGACTAGAAACTCTGCTAGGATAGTGCCTATCCATTCTAAGTTAAGTAGCATTGGGCTGTTTGAATTTATAGAGAGTAAAAAGAAGCTAGCTAGGAAATGTGGCAAAGCAGTTAGGCTATTTAGCTGTGACAATAAAGACTTCTCTGAGTATTTTAGAAAGAAAATCAATACTAAAGTTATAAAAGATGGTGATAAAACAAGGACGTTTCACTCATTTAGACATACTTTCATAAACAAGCTCATCCAAAGTGGCCAAAGAGTTGAACATATAGCTGCTCTTGTGGGACATGAACAACAATACAAGATCACTATGAATACTTATGGCGAGCCAGTAACTCCGAAAATTCTAAAGGATCTAGTTGAAGAGGTAAATTTTTATCAAGGAGGGGAAGAGTGAGTGCTTTTTGATTGTAAATGTATATGGTCATTTACAATAAAGAAGGGTTTATGCTTTTAAGATCAACCATATTTGTAGTCTATCACATACCTTTTTATGATATAATTGTATTGTATTACATAATTCAGGGATAAGCCATGCTAGATCAACTTTTTTTAAAGAGTAATGACCTTATAAGGTTAAACAACCATAAATTTAAAAGATATTTTATAGATTCTAAAGATTTATCTCATAGACTTATCGTTATCCTAGGACAAAGAGGAATAGGCAAAACAACTACATTGGCTCAGCTTGCCAGTAAAAACAAAGATAGTCTTTACTTAAGCCTAGATGACATAGAGATATCAAACGATATAACCTCGATTATAAGAGAGCTTGTATTAAATGGTGGAAAGCATCTATACCTAGATGAAATTCATAAAAGCAAAGATATATCGGCCGTATTAAAATTTGCCTATGATAATTTTAAAGAGTTAAACATAGTAGCTACTGGCTCATCTGCTCTTGAAGTACTAAAAAACTCTCATGATTTAAGTAGAAGAGCAATAGTGTATAAGATGAGCGGAATGAGCTTTAGGGAGTATCTAGGGCTAAGGTATGGTATAAATTTAGAAGCGGTTGAGCTTACAGATTTACTCGTAAATCATCAGGAGATAGCTGTTGATATTATTAATGCCTTAAAACAAAAAGATCTAGCAATCATTAAGCTTTTTAGAGAGTATCTGAAGGTAGGCTACTATCCATATTATAACGATATGCCAAATGATACTGCCTTTTATCAGACTCTAAAACAAAGTATAGAAGCTACGATAGATAGCGATCTTTTAAGCATATATCCAAATTTAAACGGCAATACGGCAAGAAAGCTAAAGATCTTAACTCATGCCATAAGCGCAAACGTCCCATATCAACCAAACTACTCAAGCCTAAAATCACTTGTTGATATAAGAGACGATAGAACACTAAAAGAGTATCTTGCTATGCTTGATAGTGCTGGGCTAATAAGGCTTTTAATGAAAAACGAGCTAGCTATAAAAAATATGGATAAGGCGGATAAAATTTACATTGAAAATACAAATTTAATGTATATAAATAGCCCAGATATAGGAAATGTTAGAGAGACATTCTTTACTAACCAGCTTGGAAATATCACTGAAATTTACTCAGGCAAAAATGGTGACTTTATGGTTGGTAATAATTTTACCTTTGAAGTAGGTGGTGCCAAAAAGAGCTTTGAGCAGATCAAGAATATGCCAAACTCATATATAGCAGCTGACGATATTGAAGTCGGGGTTGGAAATAAAATTCCACTTTGGCTGTTTGGGTTTTTATACTAGCACTACTTTGGCAATAAACTATTGCTAGTATAAAAAGCAATTGTGGAAAAATCACCTTGGCTCAAGACAAATTAAGCGTTTAGTTATGACTTCATCTTACTGTTTGTTAAATCTCTTATTAATTTCAATTGCACAAACCTACAAGAGCAAAATCAAATTAACACTCCTGAAATAAGTTTAAAATAAGCTTTAATATAAAAAAATTATTAGTAATATATATTTTAATAGCATAAAAATATAACAAAAAAATATATTTATACTTGTAAAAATATATTTTTTAATGTATATTTAATAAATAAAAGCCTAATATTTTATGATATTAAATTTCAGCAAGAAAGGAGAAAACATGGAATTTTTAATGGTTCTTATGTTTTTCGTCGCAGCTCTTTTGCTGTGGCTCAAGCCTGAGAAAAAGCGCGCGGTTATGGGCTTTGGTATTGCAGGTATCGCGATACTCGTCATCATGATGGCATGGGTAAATAAATTTGCCGTCGTGCCTATGGGAAATTTCTAGGAGCGAGCGATGGAAAGTATGCAAGATAAAATGTCTCAAAGCTTCACCCGCAGCACCGAAATTTCTGCGGGCTGGGGCGATGATGAGAAGCTATTTTTCAACCTTTTTGCCCTCGCGGCGCTCGCTCTCATCGCTTTGCCGGTAGGTATCGCATGCCTTGTTTTGGGCTTTGGTATGGGCGATAGTCCCTGCATCATGTGCTGGCACGAGAGATTTTGCATGGTAGCGATCTCGTTTATGGCGCTAGTTATCGTTAGATACGGCTTTAAGGTCAAATACCTCGCTGCAATCCTCTTTTTAGCGTGCCTTGGGCTTTACGACGGCTTTCTGCATTACAGCCTAGACGGCACGGGCGGAGGATACCTCGACATAAAGCAGGGCTTCGGGCTTGAAATTTTAGGCGCACACACGCAGTTTTGGGTCGTAGTGGTGCATTTTTGCGTCATTATATTTTTGGGCGTGATTTTGCTGCTAGGCAAAAACGTAGGTAAAATAATGCAAAAAAGCGAAGAGGGCGCATACGGCGCGGTTTTACCCAAATTTGCGCTAGGTAAAGTTGCAGTTGCGGTCTTTGTGATCATTATGGCTTTTAACTGCGTGCAGGCCTTTATCACCGCAGGCCCGCCGCCCTATCTAGCCTCCGCGACGCCTTCGCGCATGAGCATCGATCCGTCAAAGTGGTTTTGGGAGCTTGATCACTGGGAAGAAACCGAAATTGATTTTCGCGAAAGCTGGAATCCAAAACTACCGAATTTACCGAAGTGAGGCTGAAGATGAAAAGATTTCTAAATTTAACCCTATTGTGCGCCACACTGGTGTTTGGCGGTGAGTTTAATCTAAATCCTGCGGACGGCGCAGTGGTAAATTTAACGCCGCTACGCAAAATC
Coding sequences:
- a CDS encoding tyrosine-type recombinase/integrase, yielding MQYLVKRNGIYYFRVAIPLYLRPYFGNKTEYITSFLTKRFDTAKNRVKIYSIIFNAIKKAWKMNLSSELIEHLVLMLLKAKEAKSIKEHDMLGRYINLDGLLSLNLFLKQSLKENSLPSVISKEVDEICKKLSCIDSHTKKLLGKRVLEATIDNINHISYKMCKNQKLLNDKQQTFVPLGKKHKSENLDDSAKDEIAKGVKEANIDSYQDDIETLKKQDLVLPFTKKSLKRSICDLTDTINELAKQKGALTNNDILRIFGCELMPDGDSELSGDLKFGYGNLNDPTFGGQVKLYKADKYEDKGIVLSGIEAKDLAIDDTSDASGMTFNEAINFFQKLFSNRARSFKSQLVSSTKSDSKADMVTLKSAFENYISNTSISNNWSDSTFGLVRHVGRLMSMKFGDELDIKNIKRDDLLNFRNVLLQLPTKLSQNSLYKDKNLDEIIALAKDRPKISKSTIKKYIVRVSEFFKYCYDSDYIDKNPAIDLQISINQDDVTNKNPYEDSDVNALLDIVSKIRLSGDTKSQRISKDELFFVTHIAAYSGMRLNEIIQLNTDDIVEKYNIVCFSLNTKVDVKTGKSKTLKTRNSARIVPIHSKLSSIGLFEFIESKKKLARKCGKAVRLFSCDNKDFSEYFRKKINTKVIKDGDKTRTFHSFRHTFINKLIQSGQRVEHIAALVGHEQQYKITMNTYGEPVTPKILKDLVEEVNFYQGGEE
- a CDS encoding ATP-binding protein, with product MLDQLFLKSNDLIRLNNHKFKRYFIDSKDLSHRLIVILGQRGIGKTTTLAQLASKNKDSLYLSLDDIEISNDITSIIRELVLNGGKHLYLDEIHKSKDISAVLKFAYDNFKELNIVATGSSALEVLKNSHDLSRRAIVYKMSGMSFREYLGLRYGINLEAVELTDLLVNHQEIAVDIINALKQKDLAIIKLFREYLKVGYYPYYNDMPNDTAFYQTLKQSIEATIDSDLLSIYPNLNGNTARKLKILTHAISANVPYQPNYSSLKSLVDIRDDRTLKEYLAMLDSAGLIRLLMKNELAIKNMDKADKIYIENTNLMYINSPDIGNVRETFFTNQLGNITEIYSGKNGDFMVGNNFTFEVGGAKKSFEQIKNMPNSYIAADDIEVGVGNKIPLWLFGFLY
- a CDS encoding disulfide bond formation protein B is translated as MESMQDKMSQSFTRSTEISAGWGDDEKLFFNLFALAALALIALPVGIACLVLGFGMGDSPCIMCWHERFCMVAISFMALVIVRYGFKVKYLAAILFLACLGLYDGFLHYSLDGTGGGYLDIKQGFGLEILGAHTQFWVVVVHFCVIIFLGVILLLGKNVGKIMQKSEEGAYGAVLPKFALGKVAVAVFVIIMAFNCVQAFITAGPPPYLASATPSRMSIDPSKWFWELDHWEETEIDFRESWNPKLPNLPK